One stretch of Lottiidibacillus patelloidae DNA includes these proteins:
- a CDS encoding CpaF family protein, whose translation MSLYDRIKSKKDNPEQNDQRELEIVNLIQSIRADLLFEAQTQNIDGQTKENLEKNVKQLLENYLRKSERFLPKEEKQGLIEQIVQDISGLGPLQPLLDNEDISEIMINGPKQVFIEKKGKLTLSSTKFINDSHVMNVIDKIIAPLGRRLDESSPKVDARLPDGSRINAIIPPLALNGPTVTIRKFQKDRLTINHLIQYKSLNREMANFLHTAVRGRMNVLVAGGTGSGKTTLLNILSSFIPKDERIVTIEDAAELTLNQPHVVSLETRPPNIEGKGEITIRDLVINSLRMRPDRIIVGEVRGGEALDMLQAMNTGHDGSLSTIHANTPRDVISRLETLILMSGYDLPMKAIRQQIASAVDLIVLQKRFSDGSRKITHVTLVEGMENETITLQDLFVFEEVTTYKNSKVSGRYVKVGAPPKINGHGWE comes from the coding sequence TTGTCATTATATGATCGAATAAAATCAAAAAAAGATAACCCTGAACAAAATGATCAACGAGAGCTTGAAATCGTTAATCTCATTCAAAGCATACGTGCAGATTTACTATTTGAAGCACAAACACAAAATATTGATGGGCAAACAAAAGAGAACTTAGAAAAAAATGTTAAACAACTGCTGGAAAACTACTTGCGAAAATCGGAAAGATTTCTTCCGAAAGAGGAAAAACAAGGTTTAATAGAGCAAATTGTACAAGACATTTCAGGGTTAGGACCGTTACAACCATTACTAGATAATGAAGATATTTCAGAGATAATGATTAACGGTCCGAAGCAAGTTTTTATAGAAAAGAAAGGTAAGCTCACGCTTTCGAGCACAAAATTTATTAATGACAGCCATGTGATGAACGTCATTGATAAAATTATTGCACCACTAGGTAGAAGGTTGGATGAAAGTAGCCCGAAAGTTGATGCTAGATTACCAGATGGTTCCCGTATAAACGCAATTATTCCACCATTAGCATTAAATGGACCGACGGTTACGATTCGAAAATTCCAAAAAGATCGCCTTACAATTAATCATCTCATTCAGTATAAGTCTCTTAATCGAGAAATGGCTAATTTCCTCCATACTGCTGTTCGTGGCAGAATGAATGTACTTGTCGCAGGAGGAACTGGTAGTGGTAAAACAACGTTGTTAAACATCTTAAGTTCATTTATCCCTAAAGATGAACGAATTGTAACAATTGAGGATGCGGCCGAATTAACTTTGAACCAGCCACATGTTGTTTCTCTAGAAACGCGACCACCTAACATTGAAGGTAAAGGTGAAATAACGATCAGAGATCTTGTTATTAATTCACTTCGTATGCGACCCGACAGAATAATTGTTGGGGAGGTACGTGGTGGGGAAGCATTAGATATGCTGCAAGCGATGAACACAGGCCATGATGGCTCTTTGTCAACAATTCATGCAAACACACCGCGTGACGTCATATCTAGATTAGAGACATTAATCTTAATGTCAGGGTATGATTTACCAATGAAAGCTATCCGGCAACAAATTGCTTCTGCAGTGGATCTAATAGTATTACAAAAGCGTTTTTCTGATGGCAGTAGAAAAATTACGCATGTTACGTTAGTAGAAGGAATGGAAAACGAGACAATTACGTTGCAAGACTTATTCGTATTTGAAGAGGTTACCACATACAAAAATAGTAAAGTAAGTGGTCGATATGTGAAGGTCGGCGCACCACCGAAAATAAACGGGCATGGGTGGGAATAG
- a CDS encoding Tad domain-containing protein, giving the protein MIWNGLKKNSKGQSTIIFAITLPIFFAAIALAIDLGWVTYHMSKAQDAADLAVLSGVQSLPLNPVEAENTTREVFIDNYGKGESIKNILVIKGTNSVKLDYVDEVKLFFLPIVGKDTIKIKGSAEAIIEPLAKPHTIIPMAMSNKTPFVIGEEILLFGQLIDPASGNFGIVDPTNDNSLSPNDFADLIAEDYKGEKGMPAAGDEIWTRTGELGLRVKEGLLRRMANGNYYIICPVVDFNVINGKSKVKILGYVRFKLSSVLSTSGRHVEIKGKFVEFIEPKGEGNGNAFDFGTRAIRLKK; this is encoded by the coding sequence ATGATATGGAATGGTTTAAAAAAGAATTCAAAAGGTCAATCGACAATAATATTTGCGATTACATTACCGATATTTTTCGCAGCTATTGCCCTTGCAATAGATTTAGGATGGGTAACGTACCATATGTCAAAAGCGCAGGATGCCGCAGATTTAGCTGTTCTAAGTGGTGTGCAAAGCTTACCGTTAAATCCAGTTGAGGCGGAAAACACTACGCGCGAAGTATTTATAGATAATTATGGTAAAGGCGAATCAATCAAAAATATTCTCGTTATAAAAGGCACTAACAGCGTTAAATTAGACTATGTAGATGAGGTAAAGTTATTTTTCTTACCAATCGTTGGAAAAGACACTATAAAAATAAAGGGATCTGCAGAAGCGATTATTGAACCATTAGCTAAACCACATACAATTATACCAATGGCTATGAGTAATAAGACGCCATTCGTTATAGGTGAGGAAATTTTGTTATTCGGCCAATTAATCGACCCAGCTAGTGGTAATTTTGGTATAGTCGACCCCACGAATGATAACAGTTTGAGTCCGAACGATTTTGCAGACTTAATAGCCGAAGATTATAAAGGGGAAAAAGGGATGCCAGCTGCAGGCGATGAAATATGGACCCGAACTGGTGAACTTGGGTTACGAGTCAAAGAAGGGTTATTGCGCCGCATGGCTAACGGTAATTACTATATTATTTGTCCAGTTGTTGATTTTAATGTGATAAATGGTAAGTCAAAAGTGAAAATATTAGGTTATGTACGCTTTAAATTATCCTCTGTACTTTCAACAAGCGGCAGACATGTTGAAATTAAGGGGAAGTTTGTTGAATTTATCGAACCAAAAGGAGAGGGTAATGGAAATGCATTTGATTTTGGAACAAGAGCAATCAGATTAAAAAAGTAA
- a CDS encoding Tad domain-containing protein, whose translation MKWLKNDERGQSLVLMAFGLTLFLGFVAFSIDLGWVIYHQVKLDDAADLAVLSGAQSLPENPVVAELSAREVFTENYSTDTPIQNLLLINGGNGVKIVYEYKVNLFFLPLLGKSDVTLSGESEAVVEPVAMPGHIVPIAINSITPMIPNVPIELVGDLNDPSKGNFGLVDPTSDNSLGPNDFEYYIANDYKGEKGMPQASEYIMTKTGSLGQHIKKGLDTRLAQGKNYILCPVVDFSLVNGKTEVEILGYARFKALVVTDLNGRHVTITGEFDEFIDTKAYANSIANYYGVKSVKLIK comes from the coding sequence ATGAAGTGGCTGAAAAATGATGAGCGCGGGCAATCCCTTGTTCTTATGGCATTCGGACTAACTTTATTTTTGGGGTTTGTAGCATTTTCAATAGATTTAGGATGGGTCATTTATCATCAAGTGAAGCTTGATGATGCAGCTGATTTAGCAGTTCTAAGCGGCGCCCAATCTTTGCCTGAAAACCCAGTAGTTGCTGAATTATCAGCGCGTGAAGTCTTTACTGAAAATTACAGCACTGATACACCAATCCAAAACCTTCTCCTTATAAATGGTGGAAATGGTGTAAAGATTGTTTATGAATATAAAGTAAATTTATTTTTCCTGCCATTATTAGGAAAAAGTGATGTTACTTTAAGTGGAGAATCAGAAGCTGTTGTCGAACCTGTTGCCATGCCAGGTCATATTGTCCCAATAGCAATTAATTCGATTACGCCAATGATTCCAAATGTCCCTATTGAACTAGTAGGTGATCTAAACGATCCGTCAAAAGGCAACTTTGGCTTAGTCGATCCGACAAGTGACAATAGTTTAGGTCCGAATGATTTTGAATACTATATTGCTAATGACTATAAAGGCGAAAAAGGCATGCCGCAAGCGTCCGAATATATTATGACAAAAACTGGTTCCCTCGGCCAACATATAAAAAAAGGCTTAGACACGAGGCTCGCGCAAGGAAAAAACTATATTTTATGTCCGGTCGTTGATTTTTCATTAGTTAATGGGAAAACCGAAGTGGAAATATTAGGTTATGCAAGATTTAAAGCACTTGTCGTTACAGACTTGAATGGAAGACATGTAACGATTACTGGTGAATTCGATGAGTTTATCGATACTAAGGCGTATGCGAATTCAATTGCAAACTATTATGGAGTAAAATCGGTCAAATTAATAAAATAA
- a CDS encoding Flp family type IVb pilin has product MNFLEKTKGLMKSLWKDEAGQGLVEYGLILALVAVGLVVVLGLMKDELVTLFTDINTELAKRP; this is encoded by the coding sequence ATGAATTTCTTAGAAAAAACAAAAGGGTTAATGAAGTCATTATGGAAAGATGAAGCTGGTCAAGGATTGGTGGAATACGGTTTAATTTTAGCATTAGTAGCAGTAGGGTTAGTAGTAGTTTTAGGGTTAATGAAAGATGAATTAGTAACATTATTTACTGATATTAACACAGAGTTAGCAAAACGTCCTTAG
- a CDS encoding A24 family peptidase: MEIQISTVVLTLLFLIVFILDYKYRIIPNWLTVSTILVAWMTALILGGFSLFLTSLLGTLVGFLILFIPFALGGVGGGDVKFLAAVGSLTSLPFLLKIVLFGLIVGGLTSIFVMLKNSEIKGFKQFIYALFLRKYLPNNLVKGHAIPLGSCISLAGLILIGFQLLR, translated from the coding sequence ATGGAAATACAAATTTCTACAGTAGTACTTACTCTCTTATTTTTAATCGTGTTTATTTTAGACTACAAATATCGCATTATTCCAAATTGGTTAACAGTTAGCACCATCTTAGTCGCTTGGATGACAGCTCTAATCCTTGGTGGCTTTTCACTGTTTTTAACTAGTTTACTAGGAACACTAGTAGGTTTCCTAATACTTTTTATCCCATTTGCTCTTGGCGGAGTTGGTGGAGGAGATGTGAAATTTTTAGCAGCAGTAGGAAGTTTAACTAGCTTACCGTTCCTGTTGAAAATTGTCCTATTCGGGTTAATTGTCGGTGGGTTAACTTCCATTTTTGTTATGCTGAAAAATAGTGAAATTAAAGGGTTTAAACAGTTTATATACGCATTATTTTTACGAAAATATTTACCAAACAATCTAGTGAAAGGTCATGCAATTCCATTAGGATCCTGTATTAGTTTAGCAGGGTTAATTCTAATTGGATTTCAATTATTAAGGTGA
- a CDS encoding Flp family type IVb pilin has protein sequence MNLLEKTKGLMKSLWKDEAGQGLVEYGLILALVAVGLVVVLGLMKDELVTLFTDINTELAKRPTTGP, from the coding sequence ATGAATTTATTAGAGAAAACAAAAGGGTTAATGAAATCATTATGGAAAGATGAAGCAGGTCAAGGATTGGTAGAATACGGATTAATCTTAGCATTAGTAGCAGTAGGGTTAGTAGTAGTACTAGGATTAATGAAAGATGAATTAGTAACATTATTTACAGATATTAATACTGAATTAGCGAAGCGACCTACAACAGGACCATAA
- the cpaB gene encoding Flp pilus assembly protein CpaB → MQKYQKLLIVFAFLFAVLTTFIGYKLFLSMTLTEEVKQEQLIKVPIAAENLSAITEIDESHIIYVELPEEYVKKFSIITDESLIVGKVLLSPIDKNSPFSKSDLLDEENNIPFILPENYRAITIDLTPVIGVAGYLTEGMYVDIIWTYEVNDVVFTSVPLENVKILAVGSADFGGQIAASESADTITLMLRPEDAQKLTYMTSTGEVKLMLRSSPIIPNEYLPTINLLNVGSNGGGEDNGEN, encoded by the coding sequence ATGCAAAAATATCAAAAACTTTTAATCGTATTCGCTTTTCTATTTGCCGTGTTAACGACATTCATTGGTTACAAACTATTTTTATCAATGACTTTAACGGAAGAAGTTAAACAAGAACAATTAATTAAAGTCCCAATTGCAGCAGAAAATTTAAGCGCAATTACAGAGATTGATGAGAGCCATATTATTTATGTTGAATTACCAGAAGAATATGTAAAGAAATTTTCAATCATAACAGATGAAAGTTTAATAGTTGGGAAGGTCTTATTGTCGCCAATTGATAAAAATAGTCCATTCTCGAAAAGTGATTTATTAGATGAAGAGAATAATATCCCATTTATTCTACCGGAAAACTATCGAGCAATCACAATTGACTTAACACCTGTAATCGGTGTCGCAGGTTATTTAACTGAAGGAATGTATGTGGATATCATATGGACTTATGAAGTAAATGATGTTGTTTTCACATCGGTTCCATTGGAAAACGTAAAAATACTCGCAGTTGGATCGGCTGATTTTGGTGGACAAATAGCGGCATCTGAAAGCGCAGATACAATAACACTAATGCTACGTCCTGAAGATGCACAGAAGTTAACATATATGACTAGTACAGGAGAGGTAAAATTAATGTTAAGGTCTTCGCCTATAATTCCGAATGAATATTTACCTACTATTAATTTATTAAATGTAGGTAGTAATGGAGGAGGAGAAGATAATGGAGAAAATTAG
- a CDS encoding AAA family ATPase translates to MEKIRIYHIDQNEDALKLIKQFSQRAPRLHIISSSTSLEEGFEEIQRIFPDIVLIDENVAGGNLAPIIQKIILHSPYLGVIVTCTEYSKGKIRQYMNAGARDCLVKPFTATDLAQSVMKVNKYNQELKNHIVRSTTRILTRAPKMISIFSTKGGVGKSTVSTLLAAGLASLYKEDTAIIDLDLQFGDVSLLLDLKPQKTITNAIESIGQLSSSDLRSIMTRHHIGLHVLPSPLNPEEEDFITEEATLKMFKLAKEEFDYVIIDGPPGFNTQNIIALEQSDLVLLITSPELMALKNTKNGLRTLTELGIDQDQIKVVVNRYSKKSNISISLIEDVLGLEVFATISNDYPSVIKFLNQGEPQLIYDGNGKISKDLRAIIEGLRTYHTVPAQKGKANLFQWLMQKVQK, encoded by the coding sequence ATGGAGAAAATTAGAATCTACCATATAGACCAAAATGAAGATGCACTAAAATTAATCAAGCAATTTTCACAGCGTGCACCGAGGTTGCACATTATAAGTAGCTCGACATCACTTGAAGAAGGCTTTGAAGAAATACAGAGAATATTTCCAGATATCGTATTAATCGATGAAAATGTAGCTGGAGGAAACCTTGCACCGATTATTCAAAAAATCATATTACACTCACCTTATTTAGGTGTTATTGTAACGTGTACGGAATATAGCAAAGGGAAAATTCGTCAATATATGAATGCTGGTGCAAGAGATTGTCTCGTCAAACCATTTACAGCAACGGATCTAGCTCAATCGGTTATGAAAGTAAATAAGTATAATCAAGAACTAAAAAATCATATTGTTAGAAGCACAACGAGAATTTTGACTCGTGCGCCAAAAATGATCTCCATTTTTAGCACGAAAGGAGGCGTAGGAAAGTCTACGGTTTCCACTTTGTTAGCTGCAGGCCTTGCCAGCCTTTATAAAGAGGACACAGCAATAATTGACTTAGATCTACAGTTTGGCGATGTATCCTTACTACTCGATTTGAAACCTCAAAAAACAATAACGAATGCAATAGAAAGCATTGGCCAACTATCATCAAGTGATTTAAGAAGTATTATGACAAGGCATCACATTGGCCTTCATGTTTTACCTTCCCCTCTCAATCCCGAAGAAGAAGACTTTATTACAGAAGAAGCTACATTGAAAATGTTTAAATTAGCGAAAGAAGAATTTGATTATGTCATCATTGATGGGCCACCAGGGTTCAATACGCAAAATATTATTGCTTTAGAACAAAGTGATTTAGTGTTATTAATCACTTCTCCAGAATTAATGGCATTAAAAAATACAAAGAATGGCTTAAGGACATTAACAGAATTAGGAATTGATCAAGACCAAATTAAAGTAGTAGTTAATCGATATTCGAAAAAATCGAACATCTCCATCTCTTTAATTGAAGATGTTTTAGGCTTAGAAGTATTTGCAACAATATCCAATGACTATCCAAGCGTCATTAAATTTTTAAATCAAGGGGAACCGCAACTTATTTATGATGGTAATGGAAAAATATCAAAGGACTTAAGAGCGATTATTGAAGGATTACGAACGTACCATACTGTTCCGGCTCAAAAAGGGAAAGCAAATCTCTTTCAATGGCTAATGCAGAAAGTCCAAAAATAA
- the abc-f gene encoding ribosomal protection-like ABC-F family protein, which translates to MIVCSVQKVSKTYGGNTIFEDISLEVHEGDRIGFVGRNGGGKTTLLKLMAGIESYDNGAIHWRKGSEIGYLAQLPSYAEGTKVLDALKSAFQHLISIEEKMKKLEVEMSKMEQEKKFQAILREYGELQEQFTVKGGYEIAANIERIANGLGISSLLNKEFALLSGGEKTKVGLGIILLKHPDFLLLDEPTNHLDLHAVEWLGHFLKEYEGTVVVISHDRYFLDEIATKIIDLEDGELHTYHGNYSSFVKEKEDRLLKEFQAYQEQQKKIKKMKEAIKRLREWANQANPPNEALHKRARNMERALERMEKINRPILNHKKMNLSLDAGKRSGKDVFHLKDVSKSYDERVLFQDVNMHMQFKEHAAIVGENGAGKSTLLKLILKQEEPTSGEVKVGSNVKVGYLSQHVYDNEADETLIDAFRNEVHVSEGDARHILAKFLFYGYSVFKNVKQLSGGERMRLRLAQLMYQNINFLVLDEPTNHLDIESREVLEDALDDYQGTILAVSHDRYFLNKLFEKIYWIENNKVQSFAGNYSWANEKMKENRIRIENKVEKAKKQEQAKPNHNDKFPNKTNDKIEKQMQKLEADIEKLEKEVLSFDRKMNEETDVTILQQLHSDKEKVNEQLIKLYDELEDLL; encoded by the coding sequence ATGATCGTTTGTAGTGTACAAAAAGTAAGTAAAACATATGGTGGAAATACAATATTTGAGGATATCTCATTAGAAGTTCATGAAGGAGATCGCATTGGTTTTGTTGGCCGAAATGGTGGAGGGAAAACGACATTATTAAAGCTGATGGCTGGAATCGAAAGTTACGATAACGGTGCAATACATTGGCGTAAAGGTAGTGAAATTGGTTACTTAGCACAATTGCCGTCATATGCAGAAGGAACTAAAGTGTTAGATGCTTTAAAAAGTGCATTCCAACACTTAATAAGTATAGAAGAAAAGATGAAAAAACTCGAAGTAGAAATGAGCAAGATGGAGCAGGAAAAAAAGTTTCAAGCTATTTTACGAGAATATGGAGAATTACAGGAACAATTTACGGTAAAAGGTGGCTATGAAATTGCTGCAAATATTGAACGAATTGCAAATGGATTAGGGATAAGTTCATTGCTTAATAAGGAATTTGCCTTGTTAAGTGGTGGAGAAAAGACTAAAGTTGGACTAGGAATTATCTTATTAAAGCATCCGGACTTTCTATTACTGGATGAACCAACAAATCACCTTGACCTTCACGCGGTGGAATGGCTCGGTCATTTTTTAAAGGAGTATGAAGGGACAGTTGTTGTCATTTCCCATGATCGTTATTTCTTAGACGAAATTGCTACAAAAATTATTGACTTAGAAGATGGTGAATTACATACCTACCATGGAAATTATTCTTCTTTTGTCAAAGAAAAAGAAGACCGCTTGCTAAAAGAATTTCAAGCGTATCAAGAACAACAAAAGAAAATAAAAAAGATGAAAGAAGCGATTAAGCGATTACGAGAGTGGGCGAATCAAGCGAATCCACCCAATGAAGCATTGCATAAAAGGGCACGAAATATGGAGCGGGCGCTAGAACGGATGGAAAAAATAAATAGGCCAATCTTAAACCATAAAAAAATGAACTTATCCCTTGATGCAGGCAAGCGAAGTGGAAAGGATGTTTTTCACTTAAAAGATGTTTCAAAAAGTTATGATGAACGAGTATTATTTCAAGATGTAAATATGCATATGCAATTTAAAGAGCATGCCGCTATCGTCGGTGAAAACGGAGCGGGAAAGTCTACCCTTTTAAAGCTAATCTTAAAACAAGAAGAGCCAACATCTGGTGAAGTAAAAGTTGGGAGTAATGTGAAAGTCGGTTACTTGTCTCAACACGTTTATGATAATGAAGCTGATGAAACGCTCATTGATGCTTTTCGTAATGAGGTCCATGTTTCAGAAGGTGATGCAAGGCATATTTTAGCGAAGTTTTTATTTTATGGTTACTCTGTATTTAAGAATGTAAAGCAATTAAGTGGTGGGGAGCGGATGAGATTGCGCCTGGCGCAATTAATGTATCAAAATATTAATTTCTTAGTCCTTGATGAGCCGACGAACCATTTAGATATTGAATCACGTGAAGTGCTTGAAGATGCTCTTGATGACTATCAAGGGACTATTCTTGCCGTCTCCCATGATCGTTACTTTCTTAATAAATTATTTGAAAAAATATATTGGATTGAAAATAACAAAGTCCAATCATTTGCTGGAAATTACAGCTGGGCAAACGAAAAAATGAAAGAAAATAGAATTAGAATAGAAAATAAAGTTGAAAAAGCAAAAAAACAAGAGCAAGCTAAACCTAATCATAATGATAAATTTCCAAATAAGACGAATGATAAGATTGAAAAACAAATGCAGAAACTAGAAGCTGACATTGAAAAATTAGAAAAGGAAGTACTAAGTTTTGATCGTAAAATGAATGAAGAGACAGACGTAACTATTTTACAACAATTACATTCAGATAAAGAAAAGGTAAATGAACAACTTATAAAGCTCTATGACGAACTAGAAGATCTTCTATAA
- a CDS encoding type II secretion system F family protein: protein MFLFIITLFIACFCFIVLLLQLLMLGPKQRLKIRIAEHIPKDHLTKYDKPLIVRILDPVIHWLSKLIINITPISYKQHLDIKIRRVESKYTLNDILIIKLYLIFILFLSFTAYAWFIKFPNFFLIIFSLLIAYFLPDLILNSVVKKRRTEILMELPVFIDLLSVILEGGVSFDNAIRKICGRKKGPIYSEFNKYIEEVNLGTSRENALKSLAKRVQLAELDSLVRSIFQGEKMGVSILKTIQIQAKQLRVKRSQNIQEQAMKIPIKILFPLILFIFPPIFIIILGPGAIQILQNFVAR, encoded by the coding sequence GTGTTTCTTTTTATTATAACGTTATTTATTGCATGCTTTTGCTTTATTGTATTGTTACTTCAACTATTGATGTTAGGGCCAAAGCAACGATTGAAAATAAGAATAGCCGAGCATATACCTAAAGATCACTTAACGAAGTATGATAAACCTCTAATTGTTCGTATACTAGATCCAGTCATTCATTGGTTAAGTAAATTAATCATCAACATTACACCGATAAGTTATAAACAACATTTAGATATAAAAATTCGAAGAGTCGAATCAAAATATACGTTAAATGATATTTTGATTATTAAACTATATTTAATCTTTATACTGTTTTTAAGCTTTACAGCTTATGCTTGGTTTATTAAGTTTCCTAATTTTTTCCTCATTATTTTTTCACTGCTTATTGCTTACTTCCTACCTGACCTTATTCTAAACTCTGTCGTAAAGAAAAGACGAACTGAAATATTAATGGAACTTCCTGTGTTTATTGACTTACTGTCAGTAATTTTAGAAGGTGGAGTTTCCTTTGACAATGCTATTAGGAAAATTTGTGGAAGAAAAAAAGGTCCCATTTATAGCGAATTTAATAAATATATCGAGGAAGTCAATTTAGGCACTAGCCGTGAAAATGCTCTGAAATCACTGGCTAAACGAGTCCAATTAGCTGAACTTGATTCGTTAGTCCGCTCCATTTTTCAAGGGGAAAAGATGGGTGTAAGTATTTTAAAAACGATTCAAATACAAGCGAAGCAGCTACGTGTGAAGCGTTCGCAAAATATTCAAGAACAAGCGATGAAGATACCTATTAAAATATTATTTCCGTTAATCTTATTTATCTTCCCACCAATATTCATTATCATTTTAGGCCCTGGGGCCATTCAAATACTGCAAAACTTTGTCGCTAGATAA
- a CDS encoding type II secretion system F family protein yields MEWAFIICVFLTVLILTIFFGTFIVQKINYKLRIRYIMKENIITKKNKKKKVPRKDNTIGKFMQKLEMNIDAAAIPLSPKEFIVILLVINVLIIIFTTFLLSIVKSFIICIMLDGLIFFILPKFHQRRKNKMVAQLPDVLDLISNALKTGYSIVQTLDLVSKENFSPLSEEFGKLVQALKFGESFEVAFNDLAKRLDIREIQTVVDTILITRETGGNMTHVIEGLLEIMRENQRLQGEVKALTAQGRISSLVIGSMPIFLFAVLMMISPDYMMLLFSHPLGIIMVIIAVVSQIIGYVIMHKLIQLKVR; encoded by the coding sequence ATGGAATGGGCTTTTATTATTTGTGTATTTTTAACAGTGCTTATTCTTACAATATTTTTTGGAACTTTTATAGTACAAAAAATAAATTATAAATTGCGTATCCGCTATATAATGAAAGAAAATATAATAACTAAAAAAAATAAAAAGAAAAAAGTTCCACGGAAAGATAATACAATTGGGAAGTTCATGCAGAAACTAGAAATGAATATTGATGCTGCAGCTATCCCGTTAAGTCCGAAAGAGTTTATAGTCATTCTTTTAGTTATTAACGTATTAATAATAATTTTCACAACATTTCTTCTCAGTATTGTGAAGTCATTCATTATTTGCATCATGCTGGATGGTTTAATTTTCTTCATTCTTCCTAAGTTCCACCAAAGGCGAAAAAATAAAATGGTTGCCCAACTCCCTGATGTTTTAGACTTAATTTCCAATGCACTAAAAACGGGATATTCAATAGTTCAAACATTAGACCTTGTTTCAAAGGAGAATTTCTCACCGCTATCTGAGGAATTTGGCAAACTAGTTCAAGCGTTAAAATTTGGAGAATCCTTTGAAGTAGCCTTTAATGATTTAGCAAAGCGGCTTGATATTAGAGAAATACAAACTGTAGTAGATACAATATTAATTACAAGAGAAACAGGTGGCAACATGACACATGTGATTGAAGGGCTTTTAGAAATTATGAGGGAAAACCAAAGACTACAAGGTGAAGTGAAAGCACTAACAGCTCAAGGAAGAATTTCGTCATTGGTCATTGGTTCGATGCCTATCTTTTTATTTGCAGTCTTAATGATGATAAGTCCAGATTACATGATGCTTTTGTTTAGTCATCCACTTGGAATAATCATGGTTATTATTGCAGTAGTTTCACAAATTATTGGTTATGTAATCATGCATAAGTTAATACAGCTTAAAGTGAGGTGA
- a CDS encoding YbgA family protein has translation MTRNFVKPNVVVSKCLEFDECRYNGEVLPDATVRNLLPFVTFTPICPEVEIGLGTPREVIRIVREGEDDKLVQPSTNEDLTDKMVNFTKTYLESLNEEVDGFLLKGRSPSCGIRDVKIYGGMEKAPTVAKGSGLFARGVNDQYPNLAIEEEGRLKNFTIREHYFTKLFTLAEYRTLKNAEKISQLQQFHAKNKYLFMAYNQLRLKKLGRILANNEKGPYEEVYNNYKEELGMLFAKAPRYTSNINVCEHIFGYFSKQLTSNEKQYFLDLLEKYRERKIPLSSLTGVLKSWVIRFEDEYLLMQTYFEPYPEELIAISDSGKGRSYS, from the coding sequence ATGACCCGTAATTTCGTTAAGCCGAATGTCGTAGTTAGTAAATGTTTAGAATTTGATGAGTGTCGCTATAATGGCGAAGTCCTACCAGATGCAACTGTTAGAAACTTGTTACCATTTGTAACTTTTACTCCTATATGTCCGGAAGTTGAAATTGGTTTAGGTACACCTAGGGAAGTTATTCGAATTGTTCGTGAAGGAGAAGACGATAAGCTAGTTCAGCCTTCCACTAATGAAGATTTAACAGATAAGATGGTCAATTTTACGAAGACATACTTAGAATCTCTAAATGAGGAAGTGGATGGCTTCCTATTAAAGGGAAGATCGCCAAGTTGTGGTATTCGTGATGTGAAAATTTATGGTGGGATGGAAAAAGCACCGACAGTTGCTAAAGGGAGTGGATTATTTGCGAGAGGTGTAAATGATCAATACCCTAATTTAGCAATTGAAGAAGAAGGAAGATTAAAGAATTTCACTATACGGGAGCATTATTTTACAAAACTATTCACTTTAGCAGAATATCGCACATTAAAAAATGCTGAAAAAATTAGTCAGTTACAACAATTTCATGCCAAAAATAAATATTTATTTATGGCATACAATCAGCTTCGCTTAAAGAAACTAGGTAGAATTTTAGCAAATAATGAAAAAGGACCATATGAAGAAGTATATAACAATTATAAAGAAGAATTAGGGATGTTATTTGCAAAAGCACCGAGATATACTTCAAATATAAATGTTTGTGAACATATCTTTGGCTATTTTTCAAAACAGTTAACTAGTAATGAAAAACAATATTTTTTAGATTTGTTAGAAAAATATCGTGAAAGAAAAATACCATTGAGTAGTTTAACAGGTGTTTTAAAGTCTTGGGTTATCCGTTTTGAAGATGAGTATTTATTAATGCAAACTTATTTTGAGCCATACCCTGAGGAACTAATTGCAATAAGTGACTCTGGAAAAGGCAGAAGTTATAGCTAA